In Gammaproteobacteria bacterium, the genomic stretch GCTTGCCTCCGCCTCCACACTCAAGCCCGAAGTTGTCGCGGGGCTCGACATCATGATAGTCCGCGAATTGACCGGCGACATTTACTTCGGCCAACCGCGCGGCGTACGCAATTTGCCGAGTGGCGAGCGCGAAGGTTTCAACACGATGGTGTACAGAGAATCGGAGATCGAGCGCATCGGACGTGTCGCATTTGATATTGCGCGCAAGCGTAACAAAAAGCTCTGCTCGGTGGACAAGGCGAACGTGTTGGAATGCACGGAACTGTGGCGCGAGGTCATGACGCGCCTCGCCAGGGATTATCCTGACGTTACGCTTACCCACATGTACGTGGACAACGCCGCGATGCAACTGGTGCGCGCGCCCAGGCAATTCGACGTGATGGTGACCGGTAATATGTTCGGAGATATTTTGTCCGACGAGGCTTCGATGCTCACCGGCTCCATCGGTATGCTGCCCTCGGCTTCGCTCGACGCCAACGGCAAGGGCATGTACGAGCCGATACACGGTTCGGCGCCGGACATCGCGGGCAAGAACATCGCCAATCCCCTCGCCACGCTGCTGTCAGTGGCGATGATGTTGCGTTACACTTTGCATGAGACCGAGCTGGCCGCGCGCGTGGAACGGGCGGTGAGCCGCGTGCTGGATGAAGGCTGTCGTACCGCCGATATTTACACCGACGGTATGCGTAAGGTGGGTACGAAGGAAATGGGCGATGCGGTGATTGCCGCATTGCATTAAATTTTATTTTTCAGGATAGCTGAACATGAGTAAGTTATTTGACGTCGCCGTGGTCGGCGCCACCGGCGCGGTGGGCGAGACCATGATTGAGATACTGGAAGAGCGCGATTTTCCGGTGCGCAATCTTTACCCCTTGGCGAGCAGCCGCTCGGCGGGCACGCTGGTGCAGTTCAAGGGCAAG encodes the following:
- the leuB gene encoding 3-isopropylmalate dehydrogenase, with translation MAKKIAVLPGDGIGVEIIAEAVKLLECLRRDFGLRIEMEQALVGGAAIDVSGYPLPEKTLALAKQADAVLLGAVGGPKWETLDISVRPEKGLLGLRKELNLFANLRPAILYPQLASASTLKPEVVAGLDIMIVRELTGDIYFGQPRGVRNLPSGEREGFNTMVYRESEIERIGRVAFDIARKRNKKLCSVDKANVLECTELWREVMTRLARDYPDVTLTHMYVDNAAMQLVRAPRQFDVMVTGNMFGDILSDEASMLTGSIGMLPSASLDANGKGMYEPIHGSAPDIAGKNIANPLATLLSVAMMLRYTLHETELAARVERAVSRVLDEGCRTADIYTDGMRKVGTKEMGDAVIAALH